The Thermus hydrothermalis genome window below encodes:
- a CDS encoding helicase-related protein, whose protein sequence is MDPIPLLHRVRPGHRLKGLVPGESVHVEHVRPLEGALQITYRNAQGELGEALLYPEDLAQLVVEEAPRFPLDAPGDLFRLAAEAKRIRLAYLFDPFMAVHSSLVEPLPHQIEAVYGHMLPKNPLRFLLADDPGAGKTIMAGLFMRELALRGALERALVVAPGALVLQWQEELWEKFRLPFEVLSRQRLETARENPFREHGYWIARMDQLARFPEVAEKALEVDWDLVVVDEAHKMAATYYGLEVKATRRYRLGERLSEKARHFLLLTATPHRGKEEDFRLFLSLLDPDRFRGKPRPNSPALNTEGLWLRRQKEDLVRFDGTPLFPERRAYTVGYALSPQEMELYEAVTAYVREEMNRAEALEEGQRRTVGFALTLLQRRLASSPLAIARSLSRRRKRLEARREEVKQGLALRFPVLEEEDLEELEEFPSEELEGAPAVLDQATAARTLAELEMEIATLKRLEAMAQALLREEQDRKWQELRSLLETDRIRGHKLILFTEHKDTLDYLEKRLARYLGRPEALVSIHGGLSREERRLRQARFTQDREALILIATDAAGEGVNLQQAHLLINYDLPWNPARLEQRFGRIHRIGQTEVCHMWNLVAANTREGEVYLRLLRKLEEASTALGGKVFDVLGKLFQEKPLWELLLEAIRYGEDPEVRARLFQKVEGAVDLKRLEALLQNALASEVLDPKRLTELRLAMERAEARKLQPHYLSSFFQEALTRLGGTVHRREGARMEVSFVPARVRQARPGILRSYTRVTFHKDQVAWPGKPVADFLTPGHPLLEALLDAALAEWGGYLERGTVLVDENATTPRLILALEHEVQDAKGPVSRRFLYLSLTPGGEVREEGPAPYLDLRPASEEERENALSLLEKFDLASLLEKAEAYAAGHLARKHLEEVRRFRQVEVDRTLKAVKDRLLSEIYHLDQRAHEEHERAQKGKAGAAGRAEAFRRMADELRERLRRREEELEKARHLRSLPPRLSQAILVVPPFSQALQAPEEDVRQHLERIAVEAVLWAERSMGHEPEEMPPGYPGYDVESRTPDGHLRLLEVKAKGPGSEVVTLSRTQILTALNKRENWYLVVVETAGQRALRIHYVPPFMGEPDFAATNVSYDLKQVLARAVRVVEAGK, encoded by the coding sequence GTGGATCCCATTCCCCTCCTCCACAGGGTGCGTCCTGGGCATCGCCTTAAGGGACTGGTGCCCGGGGAAAGCGTTCATGTGGAGCACGTGCGCCCCCTCGAGGGCGCCCTGCAGATCACCTACCGCAACGCCCAAGGCGAGCTGGGCGAGGCCCTCCTCTACCCCGAGGACCTCGCCCAGCTCGTGGTGGAGGAGGCGCCCCGCTTCCCCCTAGACGCCCCCGGGGACCTCTTCCGCCTGGCGGCGGAGGCCAAGCGGATCCGCCTGGCCTACCTCTTTGACCCCTTCATGGCCGTCCACAGCTCCCTGGTGGAGCCCTTGCCCCACCAGATAGAGGCGGTTTATGGCCACATGCTCCCCAAAAACCCCTTGCGCTTCCTCCTCGCCGACGACCCGGGAGCGGGGAAGACCATCATGGCGGGGCTCTTCATGCGGGAACTGGCCCTACGGGGGGCTTTGGAGCGGGCCCTCGTGGTGGCCCCGGGGGCCTTGGTCTTGCAGTGGCAGGAAGAGCTTTGGGAAAAGTTCCGCCTGCCGTTTGAGGTCCTCTCCCGCCAACGCCTGGAAACCGCCCGCGAGAACCCTTTCCGGGAGCACGGCTACTGGATCGCCCGCATGGACCAGCTGGCCCGCTTTCCCGAGGTGGCGGAAAAGGCCCTCGAGGTGGACTGGGACCTGGTGGTGGTGGACGAGGCCCACAAGATGGCCGCCACCTACTACGGCCTCGAGGTCAAGGCCACGCGCCGGTACCGCCTGGGCGAGCGCCTCTCCGAAAAGGCCCGCCACTTCCTCCTCCTCACCGCCACCCCCCACCGGGGAAAGGAGGAGGACTTCCGGCTTTTCCTCTCCCTTTTGGATCCCGACCGCTTTAGGGGCAAGCCTCGGCCCAATAGCCCCGCCTTGAACACCGAAGGGCTTTGGCTAAGGCGACAGAAGGAAGACCTGGTCCGCTTTGACGGCACCCCCCTCTTCCCCGAGCGGCGAGCCTACACCGTGGGCTACGCCCTCTCCCCCCAGGAGATGGAGCTCTACGAGGCGGTGACCGCCTACGTCCGGGAGGAGATGAACCGGGCCGAAGCGCTGGAGGAAGGGCAGCGCCGCACCGTGGGCTTCGCCCTCACCCTGCTCCAGCGCCGCCTGGCCAGCAGCCCCCTGGCCATCGCCCGCTCCCTAAGCCGGCGCCGGAAGCGCCTCGAGGCCCGCCGGGAAGAGGTGAAGCAGGGTCTCGCCCTGCGGTTCCCAGTCCTGGAGGAGGAGGACCTGGAGGAGCTGGAGGAGTTCCCCAGCGAGGAGCTGGAAGGGGCTCCTGCGGTCCTGGACCAGGCCACCGCCGCCCGCACCCTGGCCGAGCTGGAGATGGAAATCGCTACCCTCAAGCGCCTGGAGGCCATGGCCCAAGCCCTTCTCAGGGAGGAACAGGACCGCAAGTGGCAGGAGCTTAGAAGCCTCCTGGAAACCGACCGCATCCGGGGGCACAAGCTCATCCTCTTTACGGAACACAAGGACACCCTGGACTACCTGGAAAAGAGGCTCGCCCGCTACCTGGGCCGTCCCGAGGCCCTCGTGAGCATCCACGGGGGGCTTTCCCGGGAGGAGCGCCGCCTGCGGCAGGCCCGCTTCACCCAGGACCGGGAAGCCCTCATCCTCATCGCCACGGACGCCGCTGGGGAAGGGGTGAACCTCCAACAGGCCCACCTCCTCATCAACTACGACCTGCCTTGGAACCCGGCCCGCCTGGAGCAACGCTTTGGCCGCATCCACCGCATCGGGCAGACCGAGGTCTGCCACATGTGGAACCTGGTGGCGGCAAACACCCGGGAAGGCGAGGTCTACCTACGCCTCCTGCGCAAACTGGAGGAGGCGAGCACGGCCTTGGGGGGCAAGGTCTTTGATGTCCTGGGCAAGCTCTTCCAGGAAAAGCCCCTTTGGGAACTCCTCCTGGAGGCCATCCGCTACGGGGAGGACCCGGAGGTGCGGGCCCGCCTTTTCCAAAAAGTGGAAGGGGCCGTGGACCTCAAACGGCTGGAAGCCCTCCTCCAAAACGCCTTGGCCTCCGAGGTCTTGGACCCCAAGCGCCTGACGGAACTCAGGCTGGCGATGGAGCGGGCCGAGGCCAGAAAGCTTCAGCCTCACTACCTCTCCAGCTTCTTCCAGGAGGCCCTCACCCGCTTGGGGGGCACCGTCCACCGCCGGGAGGGGGCCCGGATGGAGGTGAGCTTCGTCCCGGCACGGGTGCGCCAGGCCCGGCCCGGGATCCTGCGGAGCTACACCCGGGTGACCTTCCACAAGGACCAGGTGGCCTGGCCCGGAAAGCCCGTGGCCGACTTCCTCACCCCGGGGCATCCCCTCCTCGAGGCCCTCCTGGACGCCGCCTTGGCCGAGTGGGGCGGGTACCTGGAGCGGGGCACCGTCCTGGTGGACGAAAACGCCACCACCCCCCGCCTCATCCTGGCCTTGGAGCACGAGGTGCAGGACGCCAAGGGGCCCGTATCCCGCCGCTTCCTCTACCTGAGCCTGACCCCAGGGGGCGAGGTGCGAGAAGAAGGCCCCGCCCCTTACCTGGACCTGCGCCCGGCCTCGGAGGAGGAGCGGGAGAACGCCTTGTCCCTCCTGGAGAAGTTTGACCTTGCCTCCCTCTTGGAGAAGGCCGAGGCGTACGCCGCAGGCCACCTTGCCCGCAAGCACCTGGAAGAGGTTCGCCGCTTCCGCCAGGTGGAGGTGGACCGCACGCTAAAGGCGGTGAAGGATAGGCTCTTGTCGGAAATCTACCACTTGGACCAGCGGGCCCATGAAGAACACGAGCGGGCCCAAAAGGGGAAAGCTGGCGCTGCCGGCCGGGCGGAAGCGTTCCGGCGCATGGCGGATGAGTTGCGGGAGCGGCTACGCCGAAGGGAGGAGGAGTTGGAAAAAGCCCGCCACCTGCGCTCCCTCCCCCCTCGGCTCTCCCAGGCCATCCTGGTGGTGCCGCCCTTCTCCCAGGCCCTGCAAGCCCCTGAGGAAGACGTCCGCCAACACCTGGAGCGCATCGCCGTGGAGGCGGTCCTTTGGGCCGAGCGAAGCATGGGGCACGAGCCGGAGGAGATGCCCCCAGGCTACCCGGGCTACGACGTGGAGTCCCGCACCCCGGACGGGCACCTGCGCCTCCTGGAGGTGAAGGCCAAGGGCCCCGGCTCAGAAGTGGTCACCCTCTCCCGCACCCAGATCCTCACCGCCCTCAACAAGCGGGAAAACTGGTACCTGGTGGTGGTGGAAACGGCTGGGCAGAGGGCCTTGCGCATCCACTACGTCCCTCCCTTCATGGGTGAGCCCGACTTCGCCGCCACCAATGTGTCCTACGACCTCAAGCAGGTCCTGGCCCGGGCGGTGCGGGTGGTAGAGGCGGGGAAATGA
- a CDS encoding type II toxin-antitoxin system HicA family toxin → MSGKLVPPRYREIRRVLRREGFVPMPKRGKGDHEVWKHPDGRLVVLDPGKDPPPLGTFKRILQMAGLSEDLFRKGGGQRGKG, encoded by the coding sequence ATTAGCGGGAAGCTTGTCCCTCCTCGGTACCGGGAAATCCGGCGGGTTTTGCGGCGGGAAGGCTTTGTCCCGATGCCCAAGCGGGGCAAGGGGGACCACGAGGTTTGGAAACACCCAGATGGCCGCCTCGTGGTCCTGGATCCCGGCAAGGATCCACCCCCTTTGGGGACGTTCAAGCGGATTTTGCAGATGGCGGGGCTATCGGAGGACCTCTTCCGGAAGGGCGGCGGCCAAAGGGGCAAAGGGTAG
- a CDS encoding Ppx/GppA family phosphatase, whose product MLQITPALDQEEVKERSLAVLDLGSGTFRLVVYRYRPGAYYLLADELREAVALGEGLAGGRIVEEALARGRKALRAFADFLRASPVDEVVVLATSAIRDAENGHLVLEEAWRLGLRAQVVPGEEEARLGVLAVANGLFLEDALVVDQGGGSAQVSRMEGRRFRQGKALPFGALRLTEAFLHSDPPSHKEVRALEKAVAKALRGLGLPEGLPLVGLGGNLRAIARLHAKGRDYPWEHLHGYFLPREGLEALYEKVLRLPLKDRAELPGLQPDRARTLPASLAFLRALLAYFQAPGLWVSGMGIREGAFFTRFLPPPHLLPNPRAFAVESLFRRYPFSEAHRDRVKALALALFAGLAPLHRLGEEEKRLLSEAAHLHDIGMHLGYHDHHKHGAYLVFSEPLLGFRHREQALLGLLVRYHRRGDPSPGALKPLLERGDAKRLLRLSALLRLAEMLERTRSGRVRGVRVELGERVRLLLEAAEDPWVERVEAEKQAGLFQKAFGLALEVRWAGE is encoded by the coding sequence TTGCTACAGATTACGCCAGCTTTAGATCAGGAGGAGGTCAAGGAGCGTTCCTTGGCGGTCTTGGACCTGGGCTCGGGAACCTTTCGCCTGGTGGTCTACCGCTACCGGCCTGGGGCGTACTACCTCCTGGCGGACGAGCTAAGGGAGGCGGTGGCCTTGGGGGAAGGGCTTGCAGGGGGGCGCATCGTGGAAGAGGCCCTAGCCCGGGGCCGGAAGGCCCTCCGGGCCTTCGCCGATTTCCTCCGGGCCTCCCCCGTGGACGAGGTGGTGGTCCTGGCCACGAGCGCCATCCGGGACGCCGAAAACGGGCACCTGGTCCTGGAGGAGGCTTGGCGGTTGGGCCTCCGGGCCCAGGTGGTGCCGGGGGAGGAGGAGGCCCGCCTGGGGGTCCTGGCGGTGGCCAACGGCCTTTTCCTGGAGGACGCCCTGGTGGTGGACCAAGGGGGAGGAAGCGCCCAGGTTTCCCGCATGGAAGGCCGCCGCTTCCGCCAGGGGAAGGCCTTACCCTTCGGGGCCCTCCGGCTCACGGAGGCCTTCCTCCATAGCGACCCGCCAAGCCACAAGGAGGTGCGCGCTTTGGAGAAGGCGGTGGCCAAGGCGCTTCGGGGCTTGGGGCTACCGGAGGGTTTACCCCTCGTGGGCCTAGGCGGCAACCTCCGGGCCATCGCCCGCCTCCACGCCAAGGGGCGGGACTACCCCTGGGAACACCTCCACGGCTACTTCCTGCCCCGGGAGGGGTTGGAAGCGCTTTACGAGAAGGTCCTGCGCCTTCCCCTAAAGGACCGGGCCGAGCTTCCCGGCCTCCAGCCCGACCGGGCCCGCACCCTGCCCGCCTCCTTGGCCTTCCTCCGGGCGCTCCTCGCCTATTTCCAAGCCCCGGGGCTTTGGGTCAGCGGGATGGGCATCCGGGAAGGGGCCTTCTTCACCCGGTTCCTGCCGCCACCCCACCTCCTTCCCAACCCCCGGGCCTTCGCCGTGGAAAGCCTCTTCCGCCGCTACCCCTTCTCCGAAGCCCACCGGGACCGGGTGAAGGCCCTGGCCCTGGCGCTTTTCGCCGGGCTTGCCCCCTTGCACCGCCTGGGAGAGGAGGAAAAGCGCCTCCTTTCGGAAGCCGCCCATCTGCACGATATCGGCATGCACCTGGGCTACCACGACCACCACAAGCACGGGGCCTACCTGGTCTTCTCTGAGCCCCTTTTGGGCTTCCGGCACCGGGAGCAGGCCCTCCTGGGCCTCCTGGTGCGCTACCACCGCCGGGGCGACCCCTCTCCCGGGGCCCTAAAGCCCCTCCTGGAGCGGGGAGACGCCAAGCGCCTCCTAAGGCTTTCCGCCCTGTTGCGCCTCGCCGAGATGCTGGAGCGCACCCGCTCGGGCCGGGTGCGGGGGGTGAGGGTGGAGCTTGGGGAAAGGGTTCGCCTTCTCCTCGAGGCCGCGGAGGACCCTTGGGTGGAGCGGGTAGAGGCGGAAAAGCAGGCGGGGCTTTTTCAGAAGGCCTTTGGCTTGGCCTTGGAGGTGCGGTGGGCGGGGGAGTGA
- a CDS encoding helix-turn-helix domain-containing protein, whose product MQDPEERRLYREVLEEELPELLVHLREKRGLTQEKLAKRLGVSRSRVSQLETTGGLSLTLETLARYALALGLSLRLEFADENGEVLARYSLSPDEPLESTAAGWTNVDISPLSLSWDETPIRTCAA is encoded by the coding sequence ATGCAGGACCCTGAGGAGCGGCGGCTCTACCGGGAGGTTTTGGAAGAGGAACTGCCTGAGCTTTTGGTCCACTTGCGGGAGAAGCGGGGGCTCACACAAGAGAAGCTAGCCAAGCGCCTTGGGGTGTCCCGCAGCCGCGTGAGCCAGCTGGAGACTACCGGGGGGCTTTCCCTCACCTTGGAAACCCTGGCCCGGTACGCCCTGGCTTTGGGCCTTTCCTTGCGGCTTGAGTTTGCGGACGAGAACGGAGAGGTTCTCGCCCGCTACAGCCTCTCCCCGGATGAGCCTTTGGAGTCCACCGCCGCAGGTTGGACCAACGTGGACATCAGCCCCCTTTCCCTTTCCTGGGACGAAACGCCCATCAGGACCTGCGCCGCTTAA
- a CDS encoding type II toxin-antitoxin system HicB family antitoxin yields MRREGAYPCFLERDGTGRWAGFALDLPVAVWGKVSPEEVERSLARGLALALVELKEEGRALPPPGRALRPEEEAEREREGYFLSYVTPAPVNPVSLELRRSLKASGLTAREVARRMGTTPSAVSRLLDPFYFGHSLDTLRRFAEAVGGEVEVRVRV; encoded by the coding sequence ATGAGAAGAGAAGGCGCATATCCGTGCTTTTTGGAAAGGGATGGGACGGGAAGGTGGGCAGGGTTCGCCTTGGACCTGCCCGTGGCCGTGTGGGGGAAGGTTTCCCCTGAGGAGGTGGAGCGGAGCCTAGCCCGGGGCTTGGCCCTGGCCCTTGTGGAGCTCAAGGAGGAGGGGAGGGCTCTTCCTCCGCCCGGGCGCGCCCTGCGCCCCGAAGAGGAGGCGGAGCGGGAGCGGGAAGGCTACTTCTTGAGCTACGTGACCCCTGCCCCCGTGAACCCCGTGAGCCTGGAACTGAGGCGGTCCCTGAAGGCCTCGGGCCTCACCGCCCGGGAGGTGGCCCGGCGCATGGGGACCACCCCTTCTGCGGTGTCCCGCCTGCTGGATCCCTTCTACTTCGGGCACAGCCTGGACACGCTCCGCCGCTTCGCCGAGGCCGTGGGGGGAGAGGTGGAGGTGCGGGTACGAGTTTAG
- a CDS encoding DUF1156 domain-containing protein, whose product MPKKLIEVALPLEAINREASREKSIRHGHPSTLHLWWARRPLAAARAVLFASLVDDPGVHLPPEEAQQERERLFELLERLVNWDNVKNPQEALNPGQGVIAEAQYEIAKSLARSLGQAPPASKEDRPAIEALLRQAPPVLDPFAGGGTIPLEAQRLGLSAHAGDLNPVAVLLNKALLEIPARFAGLPPMNPEYRKEATASDRFFGAQGLAWDVRHYGAWMREEAKRRIGHLYPEVEGKPVIAWIWARTVTCPNPGCRAEAPLARSFWLSKKKGKEAFVVPERAPEGIRFRVERTGKPPVEGTISRKGGVCLVCGSPIPLEHVRQEGKAGRLGARLMAIVAEGQGGRSYHSPLPEHEEVAKKAKPAWAPEFPLTPNSRHMTPAVYGMTSFSQLFTPRQLVALTTFAELIAAARERAYQDALKAGLPDDGVPLAQGGRGARAYTDAIGVYLALAVDRLAESSNVLSRWQSAGDKVAGAFSRQALPMLWDFAEINPFSSSTRNFLDAVEWVAECLEALPAHPPGQARQVNATDSVNGVPSSPLISTDPPYYDNVPYADLSDFFYVWLRKTLKDTYPDLFRTLLVPKEEELIADPYRHGGKEAAKRRFEEGMRQVFRNLRTKAHPDYPLSLYYAFKQQEVEEEEEETEDTPQVASTGWESFLQGLVDEGFQITATWPMRTERANRPRGQGSNALASSIVLVCRPRPEGAPKATRQDFLRALRQELPAALKELTQGSIPPVDLAQSAIGPGMAVFSRYAAVLEPDGRPLSVREALALINQVLDEFLAEEEAELDPDTRFAIAWYEQYGYEEGPYGDAETLAKAKNVAVAGLMEGGILLARGGKVRLFRPEEYPEDWNPSADKRPSAWEAAHHLIRLLAKAGESAAASLLAQLPGHLAEGARALAYRLYQIAERKGRAEDALNFNLLAGSYGHLALEAAKRKGVQERLFG is encoded by the coding sequence ATGCCGAAGAAGCTCATTGAGGTCGCCCTACCCCTCGAGGCCATCAACCGGGAGGCGAGCCGGGAAAAGTCCATCCGCCATGGCCACCCCTCCACCCTGCACCTGTGGTGGGCCAGGCGGCCCCTGGCCGCCGCCCGAGCCGTCCTCTTCGCCAGCCTGGTGGACGACCCCGGGGTCCACCTTCCCCCCGAGGAGGCCCAGCAGGAGCGGGAAAGGCTCTTTGAGCTCCTGGAGCGTCTGGTAAACTGGGATAACGTCAAAAATCCCCAAGAGGCCCTGAACCCGGGCCAGGGCGTTATCGCCGAGGCCCAGTACGAAATCGCCAAGAGCCTGGCCCGAAGCCTAGGCCAAGCCCCTCCCGCCTCCAAGGAGGACCGCCCCGCCATAGAGGCCCTCCTTCGCCAAGCCCCGCCCGTGCTGGACCCTTTCGCCGGGGGCGGCACCATACCCCTAGAGGCCCAGCGCCTGGGCCTTTCCGCCCACGCCGGCGACCTGAACCCGGTGGCCGTCCTCCTCAACAAGGCCCTTTTGGAAATCCCGGCCCGGTTTGCGGGTCTGCCCCCCATGAACCCCGAGTACCGGAAGGAGGCCACGGCCAGCGACCGCTTCTTTGGCGCCCAGGGCCTCGCTTGGGATGTGCGCCATTACGGGGCCTGGATGCGCGAGGAGGCCAAGAGGCGCATCGGGCACCTCTACCCCGAGGTGGAGGGCAAGCCGGTTATCGCCTGGATTTGGGCCCGGACCGTGACCTGCCCCAACCCCGGGTGCCGGGCGGAAGCCCCCTTGGCCCGCTCCTTTTGGCTTTCCAAGAAGAAGGGCAAGGAAGCCTTCGTAGTCCCCGAGCGGGCACCGGAGGGCATTCGCTTCCGTGTGGAGCGCACGGGGAAACCCCCCGTGGAGGGCACCATAAGCCGAAAGGGAGGGGTTTGCCTGGTCTGCGGAAGCCCCATCCCCCTAGAGCACGTGCGCCAGGAGGGGAAAGCGGGGCGCCTTGGAGCACGGCTCATGGCCATCGTGGCCGAGGGGCAAGGGGGCCGGAGCTACCACTCCCCACTGCCCGAGCACGAGGAGGTAGCGAAAAAGGCAAAGCCCGCTTGGGCACCCGAGTTTCCATTAACTCCGAATAGTCGTCATATGACCCCTGCTGTGTACGGAATGACGTCATTTTCGCAGCTCTTCACCCCCCGCCAGCTGGTGGCCCTCACCACCTTCGCCGAACTTATAGCCGCGGCGAGGGAAAGGGCCTACCAGGACGCCCTAAAGGCGGGCCTACCCGACGACGGCGTACCCCTAGCCCAAGGTGGGCGGGGTGCCAGGGCGTACACAGACGCCATAGGGGTTTATCTAGCTCTGGCTGTAGACCGCTTAGCTGAAAGCTCAAATGTTCTATCAAGATGGCAAAGCGCCGGCGACAAAGTCGCCGGCGCTTTCAGCCGTCAAGCTTTACCAATGCTATGGGACTTTGCCGAAATAAACCCCTTTTCAAGTTCCACCCGCAACTTTTTGGATGCGGTGGAATGGGTCGCGGAGTGTCTGGAAGCTCTTCCCGCCCACCCCCCTGGCCAGGCCCGGCAGGTGAACGCCACGGACTCGGTCAACGGCGTTCCCTCCTCACCCCTCATCTCCACGGACCCCCCTTACTACGACAACGTCCCTTACGCCGATCTTTCCGACTTCTTCTACGTTTGGCTTCGCAAGACCCTGAAGGACACCTACCCGGATCTCTTCCGCACCCTCCTGGTGCCCAAGGAGGAAGAGCTTATCGCCGACCCCTACCGCCACGGGGGCAAGGAGGCCGCCAAGCGCCGCTTTGAGGAGGGTATGCGCCAGGTCTTCCGCAATCTCCGCACCAAGGCCCACCCCGACTACCCCCTAAGCCTCTACTACGCCTTCAAGCAACAGGAAGTGGAGGAAGAGGAGGAGGAAACGGAGGATACTCCCCAGGTGGCCTCCACCGGCTGGGAAAGCTTCCTACAAGGCCTGGTGGACGAGGGCTTCCAGATAACCGCCACCTGGCCCATGCGCACGGAACGGGCCAACCGCCCCCGGGGCCAGGGGTCTAACGCTTTGGCCTCCTCCATCGTGTTGGTTTGCCGCCCACGCCCCGAAGGGGCTCCCAAGGCCACCCGGCAGGACTTCCTCCGGGCCTTGCGCCAAGAGCTTCCCGCCGCCCTAAAAGAGCTCACCCAAGGGAGCATTCCCCCTGTGGACCTGGCCCAAAGCGCCATCGGGCCGGGCATGGCCGTCTTCAGCCGCTACGCCGCCGTTTTGGAGCCGGATGGCCGCCCCCTTTCCGTGCGGGAAGCCCTGGCCCTCATAAACCAGGTCCTGGACGAGTTCCTGGCCGAGGAAGAAGCGGAGCTGGACCCCGATACCCGCTTCGCCATCGCCTGGTACGAGCAGTACGGCTACGAGGAAGGCCCCTACGGGGACGCCGAAACCCTAGCCAAGGCCAAGAACGTGGCCGTGGCGGGCCTGATGGAGGGGGGCATCCTCCTAGCTAGGGGGGGCAAGGTGCGCCTTTTCCGCCCCGAGGAGTACCCCGAGGACTGGAACCCCAGCGCCGACAAGCGCCCCTCCGCCTGGGAGGCGGCCCACCACCTCATTCGCCTCTTGGCTAAGGCCGGGGAAAGCGCCGCCGCAAGCCTCCTCGCCCAGCTTCCCGGCCACCTGGCCGAGGGGGCGAGGGCCCTCGCCTACCGGCTTTACCAGATTGCCGAACGCAAAGGCCGTGCGGAAGACGCCCTGAACTTCAACCTGCTGGCGGGAAGCTACGGACACCTGGCGCTGGAGGCCGCAAAGCGTAAGGGGGTCCAGGAAAGACTTTTTGGCTAG
- a CDS encoding Fic family protein codes for MRPEAFSPRSPGRLVSIGQGAYAFVPDPLPPPLEWTPPLVRLLDEARGNLGELAGLLHTLPNPYLFIRPFIRKEAVLSSRIEGTQASLVDVYAMEAQAPLFPNPNLREDAQEVLNYIRALERGRALLKELPLSLRLLKEMQAVLLQGVRGQNRAPGEFRRAQNWIGPPGCTLAEARYVPPPPGPMLEALDALERFWHSDHGLPPLVEIALVHYQFEAIHPFLDGNGRIGRLLITLMLLERNLLPEPALYLSAYFERHRSQYYDLLLRVSQTGDWMSWIVFFLKGVKTEAKDATQKAQRLIALRQNWRQIYQDKGGSAHLLALIDLLFEQPVLTASIVRERLEVTHAWAMRLIGRLVEDGILTPLSQARRNRLYGAREILQTLEEPSHAEEAH; via the coding sequence ATGCGCCCCGAAGCCTTTTCGCCAAGATCCCCGGGCAGGCTCGTTTCCATTGGTCAAGGCGCCTATGCCTTCGTCCCTGACCCCTTGCCACCTCCATTGGAGTGGACACCCCCTTTAGTACGTCTCCTGGACGAGGCTAGGGGCAACCTTGGTGAGCTTGCGGGCTTACTGCACACGTTACCTAACCCTTACCTTTTCATTCGGCCTTTCATCCGCAAGGAAGCCGTACTCTCATCTCGGATTGAGGGCACCCAGGCGAGCCTAGTAGACGTTTACGCCATGGAGGCCCAGGCCCCCCTTTTCCCCAACCCAAATCTACGCGAGGATGCCCAAGAGGTCCTCAACTACATTCGTGCCCTAGAACGAGGGAGGGCGCTCCTAAAGGAACTTCCCCTTTCCCTGCGCCTCCTCAAGGAGATGCAGGCCGTTCTCCTACAAGGGGTGCGGGGCCAAAACCGGGCGCCAGGTGAGTTTCGGCGGGCGCAAAATTGGATTGGCCCGCCAGGGTGTACCCTGGCTGAAGCTCGTTACGTGCCCCCCCCTCCAGGCCCCATGCTGGAAGCCCTAGACGCCTTGGAGCGTTTCTGGCACAGCGACCATGGGCTACCCCCCCTGGTGGAGATAGCCCTGGTACACTACCAGTTTGAGGCTATACACCCTTTCCTGGACGGCAACGGCCGCATTGGTCGCCTCCTGATTACCCTGATGCTCTTGGAGCGGAACCTTTTGCCCGAGCCGGCCTTGTACCTCTCCGCCTATTTTGAGCGTCATAGGAGCCAGTATTACGATCTCCTTCTGCGCGTTAGCCAGACAGGAGACTGGATGTCATGGATTGTCTTCTTCCTCAAAGGTGTAAAAACCGAGGCGAAGGACGCCACCCAAAAGGCCCAGCGACTCATAGCCCTCCGTCAAAACTGGCGGCAAATCTATCAGGACAAGGGCGGGAGCGCGCACCTCTTAGCCCTGATTGACCTTCTCTTTGAGCAGCCCGTACTTACGGCGTCCATCGTGCGGGAACGTTTAGAGGTAACCCACGCCTGGGCCATGCGCCTAATAGGGAGGCTTGTGGAAGACGGTATACTCACGCCCCTAAGCCAGGCCCGGCGCAACCGCCTTTACGGCGCCCGGGAAATCCTGCAAACCCTGGAGGAGCCCAGCCATGCCGAAGAAGCTCATTGA